Proteins encoded by one window of Pirellulales bacterium:
- a CDS encoding acetyl-CoA C-acyltransferase: MKQAVVVDCVRTPVGRAHKEKGVFREIRSDDLAATVVKALVERTGIDPNEIEDVVMGNTQQQGEQGMDVARIVGLLAGLPLATGGTTVNRLCGSALQAINQASHAIVAGSEDVQIVGGLEHMHHIPMDKDIDVNPKLFHRTSKGALMMGFTAEFLAQTQGITREEQDAFALRSHQLAAKAHANGEFAREIVPIWGRDEAGNRLLVEVDQCVRADATAESLAALKPAFMPGMGTVTAGNSSPLNDGAAALLIMSDEKAKSLGFKPLVKIVATAIVGVDPAVMGTGPVPATQKALKRAGLKLTDIDLFELNEAFASQALACVRMLGIDQDKVNVRGGSIAIGHPLGASGA, from the coding sequence ATGAAACAAGCTGTTGTCGTCGATTGCGTGCGTACGCCGGTTGGTCGCGCCCATAAAGAGAAGGGGGTCTTTCGCGAGATTCGCTCCGATGATTTGGCCGCGACCGTGGTAAAGGCATTGGTCGAGCGCACCGGAATCGATCCCAACGAGATCGAAGACGTGGTAATGGGCAACACGCAGCAGCAAGGCGAGCAGGGCATGGACGTGGCCCGCATCGTCGGACTGCTGGCCGGACTGCCGTTGGCCACGGGCGGCACGACTGTAAATCGACTTTGTGGCTCGGCTCTGCAAGCGATTAATCAAGCATCGCACGCGATTGTCGCGGGAAGCGAAGACGTGCAGATCGTCGGCGGTTTGGAGCACATGCACCACATCCCGATGGATAAGGACATCGACGTGAACCCCAAGCTCTTTCATCGCACGTCGAAGGGCGCGCTGATGATGGGCTTTACGGCTGAATTTCTCGCACAAACGCAAGGTATCACGCGCGAAGAGCAGGACGCATTCGCACTTCGCAGCCACCAATTGGCCGCCAAGGCGCACGCCAACGGCGAATTCGCTCGCGAGATCGTGCCCATCTGGGGTCGCGACGAAGCGGGCAACCGATTGTTGGTCGAAGTGGATCAGTGCGTGCGGGCCGACGCCACTGCCGAATCGCTAGCCGCACTGAAACCGGCCTTCATGCCCGGCATGGGCACGGTCACGGCTGGCAATAGCTCTCCGTTGAATGACGGAGCGGCCGCGCTGTTGATCATGTCGGACGAGAAAGCCAAATCGCTCGGCTTCAAACCATTGGTAAAGATCGTGGCCACGGCGATCGTGGGCGTCGATCCGGCCGTAATGGGAACCGGTCCTGTTCCGGCCACGCAAAAAGCACTCAAGCGGGCCGGGCTGAAGCTGACGGATATCGATCTCTTCGAGCTCAACGAGGCCTTTGCTTCACAGGCGTTGGCCTGCGTTCGCATGCTGGGTATCGACCAAGATAAGGTGAACGTACGGGGCGGGTCGATCGCGATCGGCCATCCGCTGGGCGCGAGCGGTGCCC